The stretch of DNA AGCGGGGAAATAAAACCGTTCCCAGAGCAATTCCAAACACACCAAGTGGAAACTGAAACATACGCTGACCCAGATACATGGCAGCTGTCGTCCCTTCTGCCAGCCGGAACGGTTCCAGAAAATTCGGTAAGCTTTGGGCAGGTTGAGACAACAGCCAGGCCAGCAGACTGTCGATCATTGCATTGAACTGTGTGATAGAAAGTCCGAACATCACCGGTCCCATTTGTCGAAATAAACGACCGACTCGCTGACGCACTTCCGGGGAAATCACCCCCAAGCTCATGCGAACCTCAAACTGTCGTGTTTTGAGAACCGCAAGGCCCAGCTGAACGCCGCCCCCGGCTATGACACTCACAGCAATCATCCTTACCTGGTCTGCATCAGTTGCCATCATCAGCATGGCCAGCAGTCCTCCGCTGAGCCATACAATATTAAGCGCCACAGGCAGCAGGGCAGGTATCAGGAAATGTTGAATTCCGTTCAACGCGGCGCAATGCAGTGCAGCAAGGCAGATCAATACTGAGTAAGGCAGCATCATCATGGTGAGCTGCACGAGTAACAGGCTGCGATCAGACAGGTTCCACACGAGCAATACACCCAGCAGTCCCAGTTCCGCTGCGGTGACCACCAGACCCAGCCACAGTATCAGCCGCCATGCCATCGCCGAAAATAAGTCGGATGCAGCCGCACGGCCAACGTTGCGGTCTTCATCGACGAATCGCGGAAGGAACGCCGCCGTCATGGCTCCTTCGCCGAACAGCCGACGAAACGATCCCGGGATGCGGAAGGCAAGTGTAAACGTGTCCAGCACCCAGCCCGTGCCGAACAGTCCGGCCATGAGCATGTCACGGCCCAGACCCAGAATACGACTCACCAGAGTCAGGCCGCTGACGACACTGAATCCGCTGAGGCGTCTGCTGCCCGCAGCAGGTTGATGATCAGCATCGGGCATGCGCAGAGGTTCGCTGGAGGGAGAACAGGGTTTTTGTGAGGCAGATTGTAGTCAGACGGCCGAAAACTCCAATCACCAATTTGACCTGTGCCAATATGATAGCGGTACCCGTATTCCGTACATTCTCTCTCCAAAGGCTGTTCCGAAAAGCATCGCCTTTGCCATGACAATCGGTGGCACGAGAAACACGGCCATGCGGGCCTTGCATTTATGGTCTCCACAGCGGAAAGACCGGCCGAACACACAGTTCAGATCGTTCGGGAAAGATTCTTACACACATTGGCCGGTTGACTCGCTGACGGAGGGGCCAATCGACGACTTGAATTCAATCGGTTAGGATACACAGATGTCCAGACGCATTCGGCAACTGAATCCTCATGTCGTTAATCGCATTGCAGCCGGTGAAGTTATTGAACGTCCGGCCAGTGTCGTGAAGGAACTGCTGGAGAACAGTGTCGATGCGTTGGCAACCCGCATCGAAGTGGATGTTTCAGCCGGCGGTCTGGAACTTATCCGTATCACTGACAATG from Fuerstiella sp. encodes:
- the murJ gene encoding murein biosynthesis integral membrane protein MurJ, with the translated sequence MPDADHQPAAGSRRLSGFSVVSGLTLVSRILGLGRDMLMAGLFGTGWVLDTFTLAFRIPGSFRRLFGEGAMTAAFLPRFVDEDRNVGRAAASDLFSAMAWRLILWLGLVVTAAELGLLGVLLVWNLSDRSLLLVQLTMMMLPYSVLICLAALHCAALNGIQHFLIPALLPVALNIVWLSGGLLAMLMMATDADQVRMIAVSVIAGGGVQLGLAVLKTRQFEVRMSLGVISPEVRQRVGRLFRQMGPVMFGLSITQFNAMIDSLLAWLLSQPAQSLPNFLEPFRLAEGTTAAMYLGQRMFQFPLGVFGIALGTVLFPRFARHIASSKTEELGRDILHGLQLVLLVGIPASVGLWLMAEPLTDLLFRRGAFGVEDAQLTSRMIGAYGFGVWISCGLLIVNRVFYAAGDQLSPARQGLICVGLNVILDITLLPVLAETALPVAGVLAMLFQLGLALTLLHRRHLTAGYRACVPVLWRSVLAAAVMAGCCVMLQRFLTGDDSTPGRLLRVAGPVGVSVGVYWTSLRLTGLTARRLLAEPFE